In the Limanda limanda chromosome 15, fLimLim1.1, whole genome shotgun sequence genome, cctccaaggaggttatgttttcatctgcagttgtttgtttgttagcaggtcTATCCAAAAAAGGTCAAACACTTTCTATGAAACCTGGTGGGAGGATTTGGTACTGGCTTAGGAAAGAACCCACACATTTTGGTATATGGATCCAGGAATTCCTTTTCATtatctttaacattgcatttCTCCACATTTTCCtcaatttctcagagaataatccatggatgatgatgaagaatatCTGGCATGtttagagaactgatatctACAAGTACGTGCAGAACAATTATAAAAATATGGATCTCGTGGATATAAATGTGATTTCTTAAGGGGTTTTAAATTCCTGAACTTTTAAGTTCATCCACaattcagattttctttctAGATCCAATTTTTTATGTAGCTTTTCCCATTATCTTAAAAAAATGTGGCAAATATCCAACTCAATTTTGAACTGGTCATGGCCCTGATTTGACCCGCATGCacagaagaacaacaagacgaCCCACGCATCACGCTGTATACGGAAgtaaacaaagaggagaagttGGTTTGAAACATAAAGGCCACAGATGTGAGGTCTTACGGTTCCATTTTGCTTTTGATATTCTTTCAAACACGGACCAGTCTCGATACGAGCCCTCAAGTTTTGCTTGTACAGACGTGTCACCCCAAGTACATATGAGGTCTATAACCTCAAAGTGGCCCAAATTCTGATTTCAAAAGATCAGATTCCATGAGATCTGTGCTGTTCACACTGTAATTAAATAATCAGACCTGGGTAACGTAGGGGGTACAAATCAGATTTGGGCCACCTGAGCCCGCTGTGTAAACGTAGTGTTATAGTTGTGATGAACAAATGATCCAATGAATGCCAATTTGTCATCAGTTGCACTGAAGTATAAACAAAGTAGCTGTGAAGTGGATAATTGATCATCCTTACTGTACAGTTCATTGACTTTGTGGACAAAGCTGCCTGTTGACTTTGAATTATCGTCTCTTTTCAAAGCCAGTGGAGGCCTCCATTGATCTTcaacttttgttattgtttccaacTTTACTGTCTGATGTATTTTTTCTAACATCAAGGCCAATTGTTAAGAAATCCATTTAGGAGGTCTGAGTCAAAACAAAGGCCCGTTTGTCTTAAATCCAGCTCTGACTTTCCTCTTTGTTCTTCAACATACTTACTAACGGGGACACTTTCTAACCACGATACGACCTTGCTGCCAAAGTTGGAGCTTGAGTAGAACAAATATTATGGGTTGCATGTTTGCTTGGGGCCAGAGGAGGCTGGAGTTTGTGGCACTATGATGTCAGTTACCTTTAAAGAAGCCACCCTGCATGAAAACCACCGATAAATGTGACCTGAAATATCCCTAGATATGAGAGGAATATGTTTCTCATGAGAGCTTTGTTTTTTGGAACAATACCACCACAGTTTAACAGATACAAAAAATATGCATGCGTCACTGCAGACAGTCTCTACTTGCCTCCTTCTTCTGTGTGAAATACTTGGCTCTGTCTCCTTCCAAACAATGAGTACTGGCTGACTAAGATTGGCATTTGATTGCATGTGATGTCATCCAAACTCACAATTTACTTGGGCTCTTCATGGTTGTGATAAGAGGTGACATGTTCTGGAGAAATGTGCAAAACAGGTCTCCaacagaggagtgtgtgtgtgtgtgtttgtgtgtgtgtgtgtgtgtgtgtgtatgtgtgtgtgtgtgtgtgtgtgtgtgtgtgtgtgtgtgtgtgtgtgtgtgtgtgtgtgtttgtgtgtgtgtgtgtgtgtgtgtgtgtgtgtgtgtgtgttgagcgtCAGCTGATAAGTATGCAGGCTCGTTTTGGGTTGATTATAGCTTCAGGTGAGCGTCAAAACTGGGTGTGACAGTTGTGTTATTACATCAATAAATAACGCCTCTTCATTTTTCAGCAGGCAGGTtttaattattctttttttttatgtttctaagAGGATTTGATTGAAGTTATAATATAAACTATCGTGCTCATGCCAGAAGAAGTTTAAGATTGGACCGGGAAGAAATAATGTGGCCTTTTTAgtaatatgtttatattttccatttgtTCATGAACTGCAGCTGTCATGTTGTTCTGTTCAAGCACAAATGGTTTCATTGTTAAAGTTGCGTATTAATGCTGAAGTACAAAAGCCCACAGGCGACCCATCTGAGAGAGGCTAGGTCATTGTCAAGATGTGGGTTCAGATGTGTGAGCTCAGAACAAAGGAATTTAAAGCTCCATAGATTAACAGATAAGCATGAGTACAAATTTATGACTTCACAATTTAACATGTACCGTGCCTCGCTGCCTTTGAGATTATATGTTGCGTTGTCATTCACAGCtttgacagagaaaaaaactttCTCTATAgtcttttgttctttctgtttaAAGTACAAAGTAGCTCAGAAGTCAAATACACTTGTGTTGCTTTAAGACTTTGCCAGAGACTTTATGTTTGGAGATGGTCTGTTTGTGCTTTGTCTGTCCTGCTTGTAAAAACTTAAAAATAGTGTTTTTGGCTCCAAAAGCAAATGATGACATTTTAATGTTGATCCCGGCCTGGCAACATTAGCCCATGCAGCTTTGAAAATAACCATAAAACTAATGAACAAAGGCTTGATTCTAATGAGTCACAAGCCTAATGTGTTAAAATGAAAGTTTGTGTTGAGTTCAGTTGATTAAAGATGCTTTCTGTGCCCATTGTCGGAGTCAGACCTCAAAGCCTCAGGTCAAGCTCGCCTGATGTGACACATGTGAAGTCagtattttcattttcctgCTCCCTCTCATATATCAACCATTTTTAAAACTCCAAACCTTTTCTTTTGTGATCACGATCCAAAGCACAAACTTCATCTTATCTGCACTGAAACTTGACCAGCAGTGCTGATCATGCCTTTGTGATGACATATTCACCGAGTGGAAAAGTACAGACCCCCTCGAGCTCCCAATACTCTCTCCTCCGACGAGGcgctctctctcctttcatGCGGGCAGCCTCAGTGACATCACCCCTTCAACAAGTCTTCCAAGTCGTGTTTACCGAcgctaattaaaaaaaatggaagatGTCTAAAAAGGGTGATCACCAACCAGAGCCTGTGGTGAGAGAGCATCAGGTTTTTATCATCATCTTGGAAGGCAGGGATATCAGCCATGAGGCCAGAACTTGTGCCCTCAACATCCATCCCACAAAGCTGCCAATAAAGAACGATGGCACAAATAAAGAAGCGTTGAGATGAAGACTGAGGTTAGAATCATTTGTAAAGGCTGTGGGCAGCGCAGCTAAAACATTACACACGTGGGGAATGAGagctgtgaggagagaggagagggctTCCAGGGTAAACAACATAAGGAAGGTGTTACAGTAGCCTAATCGGACTGGGTTGGCAGAGGTGGGCCGCCTGGTTCAGATCTAACCCGACAGTGACTCTGTAAGCAAACAACTCCGGCCTTTATAAATGTTTACTCACTAAAACAGAGCATACACAAACAGATCTTCCTGCTGGAAAAGTTTTGCACCAGGAGTTTTTAACTTAGGGGATaaagcatagactgtatttaaagatggacgacatgtgaTGAGCGCtccccaaaaagtgaagccagtgcGTCTCAATTCCCACCCAGTGGTTGTGTTCAGTACAGGTCAAAAGtcctacctcctccatgtcaacAGAAGGGAAATATACACgttaaataattttttctcaaagatggtgcCAGTCATTTTAGGTCATTCTCACATTTTCACATGTGTTAAAGTGCAaatttttccagtaagtttggttttaatcattttttttgaTGCAAATAAAGAGTGaaatatcatgattgacagctgaggctgctgatttctgattggtcgagtgaCTGTGTATGAACAAGCGGCTCCATCCCCAGATCGCTCGATTGATCGATTATGTATGAATGTGAAGCTAATAAAtgtttatacaaaaaaatatatacaatatttctCCTTGACAGTGTTCTTTTTACAGTAGATTAAATAATTCAATTCATCATGGTTGCAAAAAGTGCAGATGTGTAGCCAGTTTATGTTTTTGCAAGTTTTGTATATTGTTCTAGTGTAAATGTTATAGTCAGGAGTTAGAGAAATTATTTTAATGAGGGAAATTTGCTCTGATTAGTTTCTGCTTTCACTTGACTTGTAAAAGGATGTTTGAATATATTTCTTTCCCAACACTAAAATGATCTATAACTAAAAATAACCTCCCTCATTTCCAAATTTTCCACTTGAACACAACCAACACTGGTGTCATAGCCACACAGTGCACTCACGGGGCACATAAACCCCAACACTTCTAGAGCCACTCGCCCAGCAATACAAACGAGGAAATGGCATTTTAAAGTTGGCCAAACCCCCGGAACTCCACCCATCTGGCCTTCCGTGAACACCGCCCAGCCTGGGCAGAATTTATCTCTGATTTCAAGCTGCAACACATTAAAACTCTTCCTCAGATGACTTCACCATGAAACCAGAGCTCTTTTAAAAGCATCATTAACCGTGTCGACTCCGGGGCTATACCTCAGCCATATGGAGTCCTGCTGAGCTGTCCCACCGCTGGCTCTGAAGCCAGAGCAGCCGCGATGGAGACACAAGAGCTACTTAGTTAAATGTTtctatatataaatgttatgtTTTCTCACGGAGAAGAATGATATCGTTGCAAACACAAATTTCAGGACAGTAAGTGGCTGAGCTGTTGGACCAGGTGCAGGGGTCACGTCAGAGGTGAAGGGAGAGagtttcttttttggggggggaaaaACGTTTACCAGTGCAAGCAGATTCTCTCTTGTGCTCCCTTTAAATAATCCCACTGCTGTGTGGCCCCACTCCCCTCACGCACACCAGCCCTGCCATTCCAATCCGTCAGCCCCGACATGTGCTCTGCTGAACCTCGGCCACCAAGGAGCAATGAGGGTCATCATCTGCTTGACTGTTATTTGCCcctcaccgccccccccccctgcacagaCACATGTCATGGCAGCAGCTCTCGGTGGTTtaaggagcagagcagcagggatGTTCTGCTCCAGTCAGCTGTAACCTGTGTGACAACTGCTCCACActgatgagggagaggaggaggctcctAGCTGAGGAAGGCACTCTCACTCTTACTCTCACTCCAGGACAGGCAGCGCTCACATGAGCTCCCGAAGATTATTCTCTCCTCACTAGACTTTTCTGCTtctaaaattgtttttttttgcacaccACCTCAGGGCTGAATCGGTTTCCTCTGCACTTCCACGAGGTGGAGGTAAGGCAgagtgggtctgtgtgtgtgtgagtgtgtttcagcTGAGGATATATTACCTCATAGAGGATAAGCTGTGATTGAAGAGGTCTCCATTCCTCCTCGCTTCTTATCTGAGCAGATTTTCTGTTCAGAGGTTCAGAGAGGAACTTTTTGACAGCCAGGCctcacattcccccccccccccctctctgctctgtcactcctgacagagaggagaaagccagagagagagagagagagagagagagagagagagagagagagagtggagtgcAGAGGTGGTGACTTCATCCCCTCTCCTAACAaccctcctcctttttttttagctttctgtttttttttttctccagcccAGCAGCATGCCAGTGTTCATCCTGCTGCGGTCCCTGGTTATCAGGCTCCTCAGTAGCAAGCTGGCAGGTTCCCTGGCACAGTACCTCCGGAGAGGCCTCTCCACAGGCGCTGCACACCTTGGCTCAGCGCTGCGCTACGTCTGGGACCGCATCCGATCCCAGGAGTCCAAGGAAGCCGTCCTGGGCTGCGTGCTGTGTGTCCTCGGCATGGCCAAGAAGGTGGAGAAGTGAGCTCTCCCTCCCACTTTCTGTTCAGCCCTCCACTCGCCTGCATGCTGAACACAGACTGGACAACTGTTGAGTGGGGGAGAGTGCGCAAAGGGATGTGACAGactctctttttttattattatttttgaattggacttcatttttatttgctttcttaCCAAGACACCGGTCATGTCTGAGAGCATCGTGAGGAAGGTGCAGCCCTTCACCATAGGGACGAGGCTGTCGGTGCCCGCTGTGCCAAAGTGCCAGGATTTTACGCAGAGCTTCCTGCAGAGCACCAGTCTGGATAACTGCGCGCTGCAGCACAACCTGAACTCTCTGTACCTGAGCCGATCCCAGGTCTGTGCCCGGGACCCCTGCCTCGTCCAGCCCGTCGTCAAGCAAGTGGCCCCCGTGAAACGCGACCAGGAGGAGCACATGGCAGCGGAGGACCACCTGAACCAGAACGTcgcctcatcctcctcctcctcatcctcctcctccgctgtcTCCAGATCCATCAAGAAGATCACCATCTCTGGGAAAGAGAGGTCAGAGAGCACGGGTCCGGCACAGCAGCTCTCTGTCAC is a window encoding:
- the LOC133021150 gene encoding protein myomixer-like, which codes for MPVFILLRSLVIRLLSSKLAGSLAQYLRRGLSTGAAHLGSALRYVWDRIRSQESKEAVLGCVLCVLGMAKKVEK